A region from the Altererythrobacter sp. H2 genome encodes:
- a CDS encoding FAD-dependent oxidoreductase, with protein MSETIDTDVIVLGTGAAGMAAALAARESGADVQLVERFGRIGGTSAISGGVIWVADNPWMRAAGMADSKDDALAYFRSLDHGDLVDETLEAFVGTGPEALAFLAEIGALKVAVLPGYPDYYLDRPGAKPQGSRALDHDLFALGELGEWADRIYAIEEPKPLMLRETPLGGATEMVAPEVLGQRMAERLCGFGQAMVARLLKACLDRGIEPLLGVTTQQLLREDGRIAGVEAERDGKPLTLRARQGVIVATGGFEWDAEMRQAFLRGPADAPASPPTARGEGLALAMAAGAKLGNMTSAWWAPTLVTPDAPWPGGEQRAQIVLIERTVPHSLMVNRFGERFCNEAANYSALGGVFHQFDPASYDYRNLPAWLVFDAQFAERYPLGTRMPGQPLPDWVASADTIEELAVTIGLDPAALANTVARFNTHAEAGHDPDFGRGTSAYDHFYGDRSRSGTAVTLGPVSQGPFHAVEIRAGLLGTNGGPRTDGSGRILGHDGAPIPGLYGAGNAIACPTGGIYAGAGGTLGPALTYGYIAGRSAARRDNV; from the coding sequence ATGAGCGAAACCATCGACACCGACGTTATTGTTCTTGGCACCGGCGCGGCCGGCATGGCCGCCGCCTTGGCCGCGCGCGAATCCGGCGCAGACGTGCAGCTGGTCGAACGGTTTGGCCGGATCGGCGGAACCTCCGCCATATCGGGCGGGGTCATCTGGGTGGCGGACAACCCGTGGATGCGCGCGGCCGGCATGGCCGACAGCAAGGACGATGCGCTCGCCTATTTCCGCAGCCTTGATCATGGCGATCTGGTTGACGAGACGCTGGAGGCTTTCGTCGGCACCGGCCCCGAGGCGCTGGCGTTCCTCGCGGAAATCGGCGCGCTCAAGGTGGCCGTGCTGCCCGGCTACCCTGACTATTATCTCGACCGCCCCGGCGCGAAGCCGCAGGGCAGCCGCGCGCTCGATCATGACCTGTTCGCGCTGGGCGAACTGGGCGAGTGGGCTGACCGGATCTACGCGATCGAGGAGCCCAAGCCGCTGATGCTGCGGGAAACCCCGCTCGGCGGGGCGACCGAGATGGTTGCGCCCGAAGTGCTCGGCCAGCGCATGGCAGAGCGGCTGTGCGGTTTTGGCCAGGCCATGGTCGCGCGCCTGCTCAAGGCCTGCCTTGACCGTGGGATCGAGCCCCTGCTCGGCGTCACCACGCAGCAGCTGCTGCGCGAGGATGGCCGGATCGCAGGGGTCGAGGCGGAACGGGACGGCAAGCCCCTCACCCTGCGAGCCCGCCAGGGCGTGATCGTGGCAACCGGGGGATTCGAATGGGATGCAGAGATGCGGCAGGCGTTCCTGCGCGGTCCGGCCGATGCCCCCGCCAGCCCGCCCACTGCGCGCGGCGAGGGGCTTGCGCTGGCGATGGCGGCCGGGGCCAAGCTCGGCAACATGACCAGTGCGTGGTGGGCGCCGACCCTGGTCACGCCGGACGCGCCCTGGCCCGGCGGCGAGCAGCGCGCCCAGATCGTGCTGATCGAGCGCACCGTGCCCCATTCGCTGATGGTGAACCGGTTCGGGGAACGGTTCTGCAACGAAGCCGCCAACTATTCCGCGCTGGGCGGGGTGTTCCACCAGTTCGATCCGGCCAGCTATGATTACCGCAACCTGCCGGCCTGGCTGGTGTTCGATGCGCAGTTTGCGGAGCGCTATCCGCTCGGCACCCGGATGCCGGGCCAGCCACTGCCTGACTGGGTGGCAAGCGCGGACACGATCGAGGAACTCGCCGTGACAATCGGCCTTGATCCGGCGGCGCTGGCAAACACTGTCGCCCGGTTCAACACCCATGCCGAAGCGGGTCACGATCCCGATTTCGGCCGCGGCACCAGTGCCTATGACCATTTCTACGGTGACCGCAGCCGCTCCGGCACGGCCGTCACCCTCGGGCCGGTGTCGCAGGGGCCGTTCCATGCGGTCGAGATCAGGGCGGGCCTGCTGGGCACCAACGGCGGCCCGCGCACCGATGGTTCAGGGCGCATCCTGGGCCATGACGGTGCACCGATCCCGGGCCTCTATGGCGCTGGCAACGCCATCGCCTGCCCGACCGGCGGGATCTATGCGGGTGCAGGCGGTACGCTCGGCCCGGCGCTGACTTATGGCTACATCGCCGGACGGTCTGCCGCCCGGCGGGACAATGTCTGA
- a CDS encoding SDR family NAD(P)-dependent oxidoreductase: MKLQGKIAAITGGTAGLGRGIAEAFLAEGASVALMARGAEKGQKVLAELGAGERAIFIPGDAMVQADIEGFVDKAVAHFGRVDILVNNAGGAGDLQPLVDLSDAAFDEAMKWNVYSTFWATRRALKTMLAQKWGRVINISSMEGKHGKPVFTAYTAAKHAINGMTKSLAREVGTEGVTANCICPGLVITDIIKNSGPATAKAMGMEFEEMIAMFAAEAAIKRPNTVEEVAAVAVLLASDAGAGITGAAISVDGGTAQY, translated from the coding sequence ATGAAGCTGCAAGGGAAAATCGCCGCCATTACCGGGGGGACCGCAGGGCTGGGTCGCGGGATTGCCGAAGCCTTCCTTGCCGAAGGGGCAAGCGTCGCCTTGATGGCGCGGGGCGCAGAAAAAGGGCAGAAAGTGCTGGCCGAACTCGGCGCGGGCGAGCGGGCCATTTTCATCCCGGGCGACGCCATGGTGCAGGCCGATATCGAGGGCTTTGTCGACAAGGCGGTCGCCCACTTCGGGCGGGTCGATATCCTGGTCAACAACGCAGGCGGCGCCGGCGACCTGCAACCGCTGGTCGATCTGAGCGATGCGGCGTTCGACGAAGCGATGAAGTGGAACGTCTATTCCACCTTCTGGGCCACCCGCCGCGCGCTGAAAACCATGCTGGCGCAAAAATGGGGCCGGGTGATCAACATCTCCAGCATGGAGGGCAAGCACGGCAAGCCGGTCTTCACCGCCTACACCGCTGCCAAGCACGCCATCAACGGGATGACCAAGTCGCTGGCGCGCGAGGTCGGCACCGAAGGGGTTACCGCCAACTGCATCTGCCCCGGGCTGGTCATCACCGACATCATCAAGAACAGCGGCCCTGCCACGGCCAAGGCGATGGGCATGGAGTTCGAGGAGATGATCGCGATGTTCGCCGCCGAAGCCGCGATCAAGCGCCCCAACACGGTGGAGGAAGTGGCTGCGGTGGCCGTGCTGCTCGCCTCTGACGCCGGTGCCGGAATTACCGGCGCGGCAATCAGCGTCGACGGTGGAACCGCGCAGTATTGA
- a CDS encoding SDR family NAD(P)-dependent oxidoreductase, with product MMGRLQGKKAVILGAASKDNMGQTVARLFAQEGAEVMVAGRKEGPLRELADEIGGHYALCDITSHAEVHALAETAAAKMGRVDAAVNTSGWGLLANLLEITEEQLDQIVDLQFKGVHHFLQAFVKQMVSQTPSGGSLISLSSATTHAVIGNHAAYIGTKAGSEALIRCVANDFGQYGIKANTVSPAFTESPMTSDSFKVPGLVDAFLPRYPLGRLNTSEDVAHACLWLCSDEAFVTGQNIQPNGGLTLRGNPQAADLERSIGAAMAKLQGEG from the coding sequence ATGATGGGCAGGCTGCAGGGCAAGAAGGCGGTCATTCTCGGCGCCGCGAGCAAGGACAACATGGGGCAGACGGTCGCCCGCCTGTTCGCGCAGGAAGGGGCCGAAGTCATGGTCGCCGGGCGCAAGGAAGGCCCGCTCAGGGAACTGGCCGACGAAATCGGCGGCCACTACGCGCTGTGCGACATAACCAGCCATGCCGAGGTTCACGCATTGGCGGAAACGGCGGCCGCGAAAATGGGCCGGGTGGATGCGGCGGTCAACACCAGCGGCTGGGGCCTGCTGGCCAACCTGCTGGAGATCACCGAAGAACAGCTGGACCAGATCGTCGACCTGCAGTTCAAGGGGGTGCACCACTTCCTCCAGGCGTTCGTCAAGCAGATGGTCAGCCAGACGCCCTCGGGCGGGTCGCTGATTTCGCTGTCCTCGGCCACGACCCATGCGGTGATCGGCAACCACGCGGCCTATATCGGCACCAAGGCCGGGTCAGAGGCGCTGATCCGCTGCGTGGCGAACGATTTCGGGCAATACGGGATCAAGGCCAACACCGTTTCCCCTGCCTTCACCGAAAGCCCGATGACGTCTGACAGCTTCAAGGTGCCGGGCCTGGTCGATGCCTTCCTGCCGCGCTATCCGCTGGGCCGCCTCAACACCAGCGAGGACGTCGCCCATGCCTGCCTGTGGCTGTGCAGCGACGAGGCGTTCGTGACCGGGCAGAACATCCAGCCCAACGGCGGTCTTACCTTGCGCGGTAACCCGCAGGCGGCCGACCTGGAACGCTCGATCGGGGCGGCGATGGCGAAGCTGCAAGGGGAAGGCTGA
- a CDS encoding nuclear transport factor 2 family protein: MYNGPLEDRLAIRELHEIYADGVVRIDAETWGSVWAEDAHWNLMGHTVDGKAAIVEMWKGAMGGLEAVSFQCVPCAIEVDGDRATGRVQTQEILKSKDGTTRHVGGLYEDKLARIGGRWFYTSRVFRIVAEFQPKEG, from the coding sequence ATGTACAACGGGCCACTGGAGGATCGCCTGGCGATCCGCGAACTGCACGAGATCTATGCCGACGGCGTAGTGCGGATCGATGCCGAGACCTGGGGCTCGGTCTGGGCGGAAGACGCGCACTGGAACCTGATGGGCCACACGGTGGACGGCAAGGCCGCGATCGTGGAGATGTGGAAAGGCGCAATGGGCGGGCTGGAGGCGGTCAGCTTCCAGTGCGTGCCCTGCGCGATCGAAGTGGACGGCGACCGGGCCACAGGCCGGGTCCAGACCCAGGAAATTCTCAAAAGCAAGGACGGGACCACCCGGCACGTGGGCGGCCTTTATGAAGACAAGCTGGCCAGGATCGGTGGACGCTGGTTCTACACCAGCCGCGTGTTCCGGATCGTCGCCGAATTCCAGCCAAAGGAGGGCTGA
- a CDS encoding putative quinol monooxygenase, giving the protein MAKILISAQIDLDPAQREEALKSARPFIDAALAEKGCIHYDWSADLSNPSRVNVFEEWESEEDLAAHFRDPAYTGMRDHIGQFGLTGAVSRKYRVDAEGPVYNDQGVATEDFG; this is encoded by the coding sequence ATGGCCAAGATACTGATTTCCGCCCAGATCGATCTCGATCCCGCGCAGCGCGAAGAAGCGCTGAAGAGTGCCCGCCCGTTCATCGATGCCGCGCTGGCCGAGAAGGGCTGCATCCATTACGACTGGAGCGCCGACCTCAGCAATCCCTCCCGCGTCAACGTGTTCGAGGAATGGGAAAGCGAGGAAGACCTTGCTGCCCATTTCCGCGACCCGGCCTATACCGGGATGCGTGACCATATCGGCCAGTTCGGGCTGACAGGCGCAGTCAGCAGGAAGTACCGGGTCGATGCCGAAGGGCCGGTCTACAACGATCAGGGTGTCGCGACCGAGGACTTCGGCTGA
- the mobA gene encoding molybdenum cofactor guanylyltransferase: protein MKVLAAILAGGQSRRFGSDKALALVNGERLIDRVAGVLRPQADALVVCGREDPSFTCLPDWPEPGLGPLGGLNAALRHARAEGFDAVLSTSCDVPNLPSGLRAVLSGDGASCAADQPVVGWWPASLAGDLDAYLAGGGRALYGFAERVGARQVRFDPPLANVNRPEDLR, encoded by the coding sequence TTGAAAGTCTTGGCCGCGATCCTCGCCGGTGGCCAGTCGCGCCGCTTCGGCAGCGACAAGGCGCTGGCGCTGGTCAATGGTGAACGCCTGATCGACCGGGTTGCGGGTGTGCTGCGCCCGCAGGCCGATGCGCTGGTGGTGTGCGGGCGCGAAGACCCGTCCTTCACCTGCCTGCCTGACTGGCCAGAGCCAGGCCTCGGCCCGCTCGGCGGGCTCAATGCCGCGCTCCGCCATGCCCGGGCCGAAGGGTTCGATGCGGTGCTGAGCACGAGCTGCGACGTGCCCAACCTGCCCTCTGGCCTGCGAGCCGTGCTGTCCGGCGACGGGGCAAGCTGTGCCGCCGACCAGCCCGTGGTCGGCTGGTGGCCAGCCTCGCTGGCGGGCGATCTCGACGCCTATCTCGCCGGGGGTGGCCGCGCGCTCTACGGATTTGCCGAACGGGTCGGCGCGCGGCAGGTCAGGTTCGACCCGCCGCTCGCCAATGTGAACCGCCCCGAAGATCTGCGCTAG
- a CDS encoding NADP-dependent oxidoreductase, giving the protein MPVTTRQWLLNGHPRGRGIEDSDFKLAETKLAEPGEGEVLLKTLYLGFDPAQKGWMENIADYVAPMAIGDVMRGSGICEIVASNHPKFAVGDLVFGSTGWTEYLVSDGKDLTKVETDLSPTSVLSILGTTGVTAWCGLFKVGRPVSGDTVLVSGAAGATGSIVGQLAKIAGCRVVGIAGGEDKCRWLVEEAGYDAAIDYKAGSVRAQIKQHCPRGVDVIFDNVGGSILNDMLGEIATGARVVICGGISRYETGSLPAGPQNYFNLVFRRGTMAGFIVLDWASEFPAIRRRLEGFVKDGRLTWQEDIQHGFENAPDTLQRLFSGKNRGKQLLKL; this is encoded by the coding sequence ATGCCTGTCACCACCCGCCAGTGGCTCTTGAACGGACATCCGCGCGGTCGCGGGATCGAGGACAGCGATTTCAAGCTGGCAGAAACGAAGCTGGCCGAACCCGGCGAAGGCGAAGTGCTCCTGAAGACGCTCTACCTCGGTTTCGATCCGGCGCAGAAGGGCTGGATGGAGAACATTGCCGATTACGTCGCCCCGATGGCGATCGGCGATGTGATGCGCGGCAGCGGCATCTGCGAAATCGTGGCCAGCAACCATCCGAAGTTCGCGGTGGGGGATCTGGTGTTCGGCAGCACCGGCTGGACCGAATACCTGGTTTCCGACGGGAAGGATCTCACCAAAGTCGAGACCGATCTTTCGCCCACTTCTGTGCTGTCGATCCTCGGCACGACCGGCGTCACTGCATGGTGCGGGCTGTTCAAGGTGGGGCGGCCCGTTTCGGGCGATACCGTGCTGGTATCGGGCGCAGCGGGTGCGACCGGCTCGATCGTCGGCCAGCTGGCCAAGATCGCCGGGTGCCGCGTGGTCGGCATCGCCGGGGGCGAGGACAAGTGCCGCTGGCTGGTCGAGGAAGCGGGCTATGACGCAGCCATCGATTACAAGGCGGGCAGCGTTCGCGCCCAGATCAAGCAGCATTGCCCGCGCGGGGTCGACGTGATCTTCGACAACGTCGGCGGCAGCATCCTCAACGACATGCTGGGCGAGATCGCCACCGGCGCGCGGGTGGTGATCTGCGGCGGGATCAGCCGCTACGAGACTGGCTCGCTTCCCGCCGGGCCGCAGAACTATTTCAACCTGGTGTTCCGGCGCGGCACCATGGCGGGCTTCATCGTGCTCGACTGGGCCAGCGAGTTTCCTGCGATCCGCAGGCGGCTGGAGGGGTTTGTCAAGGACGGCCGCCTGACCTGGCAGGAAGACATCCAGCACGGGTTCGAGAACGCGCCCGACACGCTGCAGCGGCTGTTCAGCGGCAAGAACCGCGGCAAGCAGCTGCTCAAGCTCTAG
- a CDS encoding molybdopterin-containing oxidoreductase family protein: MGIETHKTFCRFCHANCAMLVDVETGPEGRRVLEVRGDPDDPAYGGYTCIKGRQLPESHNAPHRLIHSQVRGEDGQFRDTPMPEALAHVAGELRRIIDTYGPNSVALFMGSGGYQNSSAWAATYSLAQAIGTRNYYTSVTLDQPAKVFTTARYGKWLGGTNTFSDSDVALLVGNNPMVSHYSPPGGVPPFSPSRRIRDRQKAGLKLIVADPRETEVGALADIYLPVKPGEDPALLAGMLNVIISEELYDRNFVAAHVDGFDDLKAAVEAFTPDVAAARAGVDQGQLVAAARMFAQAQKGCAVTGTGPEMAGNGTLTEYLVTCLNTLCARFPQEGDKAAIPGVFTAQGPRRAQVGPKMPMYGAEGMAKSRFRGLGQLGLEMPCNVLADEILTPGDGQVRALISVGGNPVVGFPNQAKMVRALDDLELFVQIDPWMSASAKRADVILAPKQCLEREDITNLSEWWHERPYARYVEPVADAPGDVIDEYEMMWTIAKHLGVTMELAGGPLPMDRDTPPPKELFLDLMTAGCLVPPSKVRRDAQAAGGAAVVYDELHPLVGPADPEAQERFDLAAGAMPAELAKYGADEARRAGFDFRLISRRSKTRFNSIGHPLSKLRAKTTTNPAYIHPDDLAELGIAEGSIVEISSAHATIHGVVKASDKVRRGLVSMAHAYGDADAGKHDVRERGSSTNRLTSDEVDFDPITGQALQSAIPVRIAAA; encoded by the coding sequence ATGGGCATCGAGACACACAAGACGTTCTGCCGCTTCTGCCACGCCAACTGCGCCATGCTGGTCGATGTCGAGACCGGGCCGGAAGGCAGGCGGGTGCTGGAGGTGCGCGGCGATCCGGACGATCCGGCTTACGGCGGCTATACCTGCATCAAGGGGCGCCAGCTGCCCGAATCGCACAATGCGCCGCACCGGCTGATCCATTCGCAGGTGCGCGGGGAAGACGGCCAGTTCCGCGACACCCCGATGCCGGAGGCGCTGGCCCATGTCGCGGGCGAGCTGCGCCGGATCATCGATACCTACGGCCCCAATTCGGTCGCCCTGTTCATGGGCTCGGGCGGCTACCAGAACAGTTCAGCCTGGGCCGCGACCTACAGCCTCGCCCAGGCGATCGGGACGCGCAATTACTACACCTCGGTCACGCTCGACCAGCCGGCCAAGGTCTTCACCACGGCGCGCTATGGCAAGTGGCTGGGCGGAACCAACACCTTCAGCGACAGCGATGTGGCGCTGCTGGTCGGCAACAACCCGATGGTCTCGCATTACTCGCCGCCGGGCGGGGTGCCGCCGTTCAGCCCCTCGCGCCGGATTCGCGACCGGCAGAAGGCCGGCCTCAAGCTGATCGTCGCCGACCCGCGCGAGACCGAAGTCGGTGCGCTGGCAGACATCTACCTTCCGGTAAAGCCGGGCGAGGACCCGGCGCTGCTCGCCGGGATGCTCAACGTCATCATTTCGGAAGAGCTGTACGACCGCAATTTCGTTGCCGCGCATGTTGACGGGTTCGACGACCTGAAGGCAGCCGTCGAAGCCTTCACTCCCGATGTTGCCGCAGCGCGCGCAGGGGTCGACCAGGGCCAGCTGGTGGCTGCCGCGCGGATGTTTGCCCAGGCCCAGAAAGGCTGCGCGGTGACCGGCACCGGCCCCGAAATGGCCGGCAACGGCACCCTGACCGAATACCTCGTCACCTGCCTCAACACGCTGTGCGCGCGTTTCCCCCAGGAAGGCGACAAGGCGGCCATCCCCGGCGTGTTCACCGCCCAGGGGCCACGCCGGGCGCAGGTCGGCCCGAAGATGCCGATGTACGGCGCCGAAGGCATGGCGAAGTCGCGTTTCCGCGGGCTTGGCCAGCTCGGGCTGGAAATGCCCTGCAATGTGCTGGCAGACGAAATCCTCACCCCCGGCGACGGGCAGGTGCGGGCGCTGATCTCGGTCGGCGGCAACCCGGTGGTGGGCTTCCCCAACCAGGCCAAGATGGTCCGCGCGCTCGATGATCTGGAGCTGTTCGTCCAGATCGACCCGTGGATGAGCGCCAGCGCCAAACGCGCCGACGTGATCCTTGCGCCCAAGCAGTGCCTGGAGCGGGAGGATATCACCAACCTCAGCGAATGGTGGCACGAGCGGCCCTATGCCCGCTATGTCGAGCCGGTGGCCGATGCGCCGGGCGACGTGATTGACGAATACGAAATGATGTGGACCATCGCCAAGCACTTGGGCGTGACCATGGAACTGGCGGGCGGCCCGCTGCCGATGGATCGGGATACCCCGCCGCCCAAGGAGCTGTTCCTCGACCTGATGACGGCCGGATGCCTGGTCCCGCCCAGCAAGGTTCGGCGCGATGCGCAGGCCGCCGGCGGCGCGGCAGTGGTCTATGATGAACTGCACCCGCTGGTCGGCCCGGCCGATCCGGAAGCGCAGGAACGGTTCGATCTCGCCGCCGGGGCCATGCCCGCCGAGCTCGCAAAATACGGCGCTGACGAAGCCCGCCGCGCGGGGTTCGATTTCCGCCTGATCTCGCGCCGTTCCAAGACCCGGTTCAACTCGATCGGCCATCCCTTGAGCAAGCTGCGCGCCAAGACCACCACCAACCCGGCCTACATCCATCCCGATGATCTGGCCGAGCTGGGGATTGCCGAAGGCTCGATTGTCGAAATCAGCAGCGCGCACGCCACCATTCACGGGGTGGTCAAGGCGAGTGACAAGGTGCGCCGGGGCCTCGTCTCGATGGCCCATGCCTATGGCGATGCCGATGCCGGCAAGCACGACGTGCGCGAGCGCGGTTCCTCGACCAACCGGCTGACCAGCGACGAAGTCGATTTCGACCCGATTACCGGGCAGGCCCTGCAAAGCGCGATCCCCGTGCGGATTGCTGCCGCCTGA
- a CDS encoding NADP-dependent oxidoreductase, with translation MPDNRRFLLRRRPDGTPVREDFELVTEPTPELAEGEFLIRNHYASLDPAMRGWMDAEGNYMPPIPLDAPVRASTIGVVEESRAEGFAPGQWVMGLNAIEDYSIGVAGGFAQPIDPSLVPSVTNYLSIFGAVGMTAYFGFLEVCEPKEGETVLVTGAAGAVGSIVGQLAKIRGCRAIGIAGGPEKCARLVERYGFDAAIDYRGKDEAALTRAIAEAAPDGVDVIFENVGGIILDAGLMNLNLKGRVGLCGLISEYNTEPRGIRNLWQLIVKRADIRGLLVADYVPRFGEGAAKMGEWVAAGKIVTDEHVDEGIENTFDSFMRLFAGSNQGKMILKIA, from the coding sequence ATGCCTGACAACCGCCGTTTCCTCCTCCGGCGCCGCCCGGACGGCACCCCGGTGCGCGAGGACTTCGAACTCGTCACCGAGCCCACGCCGGAACTGGCGGAGGGCGAATTCCTGATCCGCAACCACTATGCCTCGCTCGACCCGGCGATGCGGGGGTGGATGGACGCGGAAGGCAACTATATGCCGCCGATCCCGCTCGATGCTCCGGTCCGGGCCAGCACCATCGGGGTAGTGGAGGAAAGCCGCGCCGAGGGCTTTGCGCCGGGTCAGTGGGTCATGGGCCTCAACGCCATCGAGGACTATTCGATTGGCGTGGCAGGCGGCTTTGCCCAGCCGATTGACCCCTCGCTGGTGCCGAGCGTTACCAACTACCTGTCGATCTTCGGCGCGGTCGGTATGACCGCCTACTTCGGTTTCCTCGAGGTGTGCGAGCCGAAGGAGGGCGAGACGGTTCTCGTCACCGGAGCGGCGGGTGCAGTCGGATCGATTGTCGGCCAGCTGGCGAAGATCAGAGGCTGCCGCGCCATCGGCATTGCCGGCGGACCGGAGAAATGCGCGCGGCTGGTCGAACGCTACGGCTTCGATGCGGCGATCGACTATCGCGGCAAGGACGAAGCCGCGCTGACCCGCGCGATTGCTGAAGCCGCGCCTGATGGCGTCGACGTGATCTTCGAGAATGTCGGCGGGATCATCCTCGATGCGGGCCTCATGAACCTCAATCTCAAGGGCCGGGTCGGACTGTGCGGCCTGATCAGCGAATACAACACCGAGCCGCGCGGCATCCGCAACCTGTGGCAGCTGATCGTCAAGCGCGCGGACATCCGGGGGCTGCTGGTGGCGGACTATGTCCCCCGCTTCGGTGAAGGCGCGGCGAAGATGGGCGAATGGGTCGCCGCCGGAAAGATCGTGACCGACGAGCATGTCGATGAGGGGATTGAGAACACCTTCGATTCCTTCATGCGGCTGTTCGCTGGCTCCAACCAGGGCAAGATGATCCTGAAGATCGCCTGA
- a CDS encoding ThuA domain-containing protein — protein sequence MRRLLVLSGGHPYEEAPFAALLASLEGWQVTHLVHPEAEKAVADGAAAEADAILFYDMPGYTFAEGTVTTRPPSEGYKAAIRAHFAAGRGAVAWHHALAGWAEWPEWAEMVGGRFLYQPGETRGLAMPDSGYRHDVAYTAEVLADHAVTAGLPNTFELCDELYLAPVFEDRVEPLLRARHAFVAGNFYSAALAVGGQMFSNAGWEHPPGSDLIAWHRTVGNGRLVYLQPGDGPATYANPHVRQLLGNALDFLSAPPA from the coding sequence ATGAGGCGGCTGCTGGTCCTCTCGGGCGGCCACCCTTACGAGGAAGCGCCATTCGCCGCGCTGCTGGCCAGCCTTGAAGGGTGGCAGGTGACCCACCTGGTTCACCCCGAGGCCGAAAAGGCTGTGGCCGACGGCGCAGCGGCCGAGGCTGACGCAATCCTGTTTTACGACATGCCCGGCTATACCTTTGCCGAGGGCACGGTGACCACGCGCCCGCCGTCAGAGGGCTACAAGGCCGCGATCCGCGCCCACTTTGCCGCCGGGAGGGGCGCGGTCGCCTGGCACCATGCGCTGGCCGGATGGGCCGAGTGGCCCGAATGGGCAGAGATGGTTGGCGGGCGGTTCCTGTACCAGCCGGGCGAAACACGCGGGCTGGCCATGCCCGATTCCGGCTATCGCCATGATGTTGCCTACACCGCCGAGGTGCTGGCCGATCACGCGGTCACCGCCGGTCTGCCGAACACTTTCGAACTGTGCGACGAGCTCTATCTCGCCCCGGTGTTCGAGGACCGGGTCGAGCCGCTGCTGCGCGCGCGCCATGCTTTCGTGGCCGGGAACTTCTATTCCGCCGCGCTGGCAGTGGGCGGGCAGATGTTCAGCAATGCCGGATGGGAGCATCCCCCGGGCAGCGATCTGATCGCCTGGCACCGCACGGTCGGCAATGGCCGGCTGGTCTACCTGCAACCGGGCGACGGACCGGCCACATACGCCAATCCCCATGTCCGCCAACTGCTTGGCAATGCACTGGATTTCCTGTCCGCCCCGCCCGCCTAA